CAATATTCTTCGCTTCGAGAAGGATTTCCCTGGCGCCAAGGTGATCAAGCTCGAGCGCAATTACCGCTCGACCGAACATATCCTCGGCGCCGCCGCTCATCTGATCGCCCATAACGAAGGCCGCTTGGGCAAAACGTTGTTCACCGATCGCACCGACCCGGATGACGTCAAGGTGCAGGTTCACGCCTCCTGGGATTCGGAGGAGGAAGCCCGCGCCATCGGCGAGGAAATCGAGCAACTCCAGCGGGGCAAGCATCTGCTGAACGACATGGCGATCCTCGTACGCGCCTCCTTCCAGATGCGCGAATTCGAAGATCGCTTCGTCACCCTTGGCCTCAACTACCGCGTCATCGGCGGCCCGCGCTTCTACGAGCGCCTCGAAATCCGCGATGCCATGGCCTATTTCCGGCTCATCGCACAACCGGCGGACGACCTCGCCTTCGAACGCATCATCAACACGCCGAAGCGCGGCCTCGGCGATACCACGGTGCGTGCGCTGCATGACTATGCCCGCGCCCGCGACATCCCCATGCTGGCGGCGGCCGCCGACATCATCGAAACGGACGAGCTGAAGCCGAAGGCGCGCAAAGCCCTCTTCGACGTGATTCAATCTTTCCGCCGGTGGCAGGAACTGCTTGAAAACACACCGCATACGGAACTTGCCGAACAGATCCTCGAAGAGTCCGGCTATACCGACATGTGGAAGAACGACAAGAGCGCCGAAGCGCCCGGCCGCCTCGAAAACCTGAAGGAACTGATCCGCTCGATGGAGAGCTTCGAGTCGATGCGCGGCTTCCTCGAGCACGTCTCCCTGGTCATGGATGCAGAGACCAACGAGAACCTCGACGCCGTTTCGATCATGACGCTGCATTCGGCCAAGGGCCTGGAATTTGATACCGTCTTCCTGCCCGGCTGGGAGGAAGGCCTGTTCCCGCACCAGCGTTCACTCGATGAAAGCGGCCGCGCCGGCCTGGAAGAAGAACGACGACTGGCTTATGTCGGCATCACCCGCGCCAAGCGCCGCTGCCACATCTGGTTCGTCTCCAACCGCCGCATCCACGGCCTCTGGCAATCGACGCTGCCCTCGCGTTTCCTTGACGAGCTGCCGGAAACCCATGTCGAGGTCGCCGAGATGGAGCAGAGCTACGGCGGTTACGGCCGCGGCGGCTACGGCCAGTCCCGCTTCGACAAGGCCGAACCCTTTGCCAACTCCTATTCCACGCCCGGTTGGAAACGCGCCCAGGCCAACAAGACCGACGCCACGCGCGACAACTGGGGCACCCGCTCCGGCCACGCCGTCGAACGCATCGGCTATGGCGAAAGCGGCCCGAAGGGACGCACGATCGACGGCGAGCTGGTGGCGAAGTCGACCTCGTCGCAGCCGTCGCGCTTCACCCTCGGCGATCGCGTATTCCACATGAAATTCGGCAATGGCAACATTACCGGCATCGAAGGCAACAAGCTGACGATCGACTTCGACCGTGCGGGGCAGAAGCGGGTGCTGGACGGTTTCGTCGAGCGCGTCTGACCGCGCGACGACACCGCGCGAACAGTCACCCAAACATCCGCATGCTGCTGAGCCCGAGGATGTCGTTCAGCAGGGCGATCCCCATTCCGATGGCAACGATCGACAAGCCGATCAGGAACAGCCGGCGCGCCCGGTCGTATTTGA
This DNA window, taken from Rhizobium etli CFN 42, encodes the following:
- a CDS encoding ATP-dependent helicase, with protein sequence MSNSFDDIPFFDEEPGEVARKPQPPVAAAGRPGAGGGIAARAMAARDGGKRPDYLAGLNPEQTEAVETLEGPVLVLAGAGTGKTRVLTTRIAHILNTGRAFPSQILAVTFTNKAAREMKERIALLVGGAVEGMPWLGTFHSIGVKLLRRHAELVGLSSDFTILDTDDVVRLIKQLIQAEGLDDKRWPAKQFAGMIDTWKNKGLGPADIPEGDARAFANGRGRDLYFAYQARLSTLNACDFGDLLMHPIAIFRKNPDLLKEYHGRFRYILVDEYQDTNTAQYMWLRLLAQRSKGEPQNVCCVGDDDQSIYGWRGAEVDNILRFEKDFPGAKVIKLERNYRSTEHILGAAAHLIAHNEGRLGKTLFTDRTDPDDVKVQVHASWDSEEEARAIGEEIEQLQRGKHLLNDMAILVRASFQMREFEDRFVTLGLNYRVIGGPRFYERLEIRDAMAYFRLIAQPADDLAFERIINTPKRGLGDTTVRALHDYARARDIPMLAAAADIIETDELKPKARKALFDVIQSFRRWQELLENTPHTELAEQILEESGYTDMWKNDKSAEAPGRLENLKELIRSMESFESMRGFLEHVSLVMDAETNENLDAVSIMTLHSAKGLEFDTVFLPGWEEGLFPHQRSLDESGRAGLEEERRLAYVGITRAKRRCHIWFVSNRRIHGLWQSTLPSRFLDELPETHVEVAEMEQSYGGYGRGGYGQSRFDKAEPFANSYSTPGWKRAQANKTDATRDNWGTRSGHAVERIGYGESGPKGRTIDGELVAKSTSSQPSRFTLGDRVFHMKFGNGNITGIEGNKLTIDFDRAGQKRVLDGFVERV